The genomic interval ttctagaaaattcattttaaaataaaatttacaaaatggCGTCAAATAACCTTACAGTAACGGAAAAACTAAGAAACAGTTACTTTTTGTGCTTAGTATTATTAAAGAGTATTTCTTTATTAATTgcataaatttattattcattttaagAAATGAAAGtaattatcataattttaaagaaaaaataaaaaaaaaatatgtgcaAAAAGTTTTTTGTTTATTAAGAAACAGATACTTTTTATGTTTAGTATTATTAAAGAGTATTTCTTTATTAATTGCAtagatttattatttattttaataaatgaaagtaattatcataattttaacgaaaaaataataaaaaatatgtgcaaaaagttttttttttattaattattgtagATTAAAAAGAGTAATAGAAGAGGgaagaaagaaattaaaaagtgaGAAATGTAACATTATTATCccatgaatttaattttttgtgttGCGCCGCGTCCTTAGTATAACATTATCAGAGGAGAAAAGGCGTTAAAGAAGTTGTGATGGGTCTTTATTAAAGTGAATTAGTCGGTGTGGTGCCATAAATTTGCTTGGTGTGTGGTTTGGTTTTGGCATATTTTTTTGTACTCTGCATACTCTGCAGAGGGTAGAATGTTGAGTTGGGAATTAAAACCGTCAACAGTTTTGGATTGCGTAGATTGGAAAGACGTAGATGAAGGGAAGACTAGAGTATAGAGTAGTAGTAGTACTACTAGTCTACAATTTTCTTATCTTCACTCATTAAGGTGAAAGGGAATGGAGCTAAGGTTTGTCCAAAAAGTGTAAACACCCTTTTATCTGTATGAGACAGTGATAGACACCCAATAAAGAAAAAACGGTACCACGACACAAAAGAAAATAACTTCACTGGATTCTCAATTGGAAAAGGATCAAGTGAAAAGCTGACTGTGTAGTAGCAAATCACGGACATACAAAAGATCATCATACTAGATTTCAAACAATATTGTGTCACACGCACGCTCCATCACCTTAATGGTAACTATTACACAATATACCAACAAAACAATAacttaattcaaaaaaataatgcTCACTGTTATGATAAATTGTATGTAGATCCATATGAATGCTGTATAAGGAATGAAGATCTCTATGGCGCAAGCCTTATTCTGTGTTTAATGAACAAAGTGATGAGAAGAAGAAGCTTGAGTAAATCACAAATATTAGTTATACTGTAACATAATGCTGATTGCTgaggtgttttttttttggtataaATCGGACACATTTACAAtatcaaaagaaaaatttaCAGCACACACCTGCGGTCAGAACTCACGACAAATTTCTGACCTACTTCACATTGGAAATGTCGGCATCTTGCTCCTCTCTTTGGTTGAGGTTTCCACGTGTTAAGTACAACCATTGCCTGCAGGCTTACAGGGTTTGTCCAAAGGCCACTGAAAATCTCTGAAGATCTTTGCTATATATATCCGAGGGTTGAAAATGCTGGCTGTGGTGCCAACTGGTACTTGATTCGTCTGCTATGAAGGCTGTTTCTGGCTTCACCTCATCACTGTAGAGAGAGTGAGTGGTTTGATGCTGCTGCACTGTGGTTCCCAGGAAAAAAGGGGTGTTGTTCAGATACTCAGACCATTTGATGTCTTCTTGTTCTGACTGCAAGGGTACCACATGAGAAGAATGAGCATCTTTATTATCTGCCTTGGTGGCAGATTCTGCCTGCAGCCCCCATGTTATTGTGCTGCCATGATCAAGGAAGTTAGTGCTGCTTTGTAATTGGATGCTGCAGCTACTGCTCCCATTGCTTTTGCTTgcattgttgttgttgttattacTGAAGGTACTTCCTTCCCAGTTCTGAACCCCGTCAGAGAATATGGATGAAGGGTTGTTGTTATTAGACTGGAGGCTAACAGTGGGCTTTACATGTGTTGAGAACACAGAATGGAGCATGGTGGAATTCAGCTCTGACATCATTTGGGAAGAAGTGGAACTAGGAATGAAACAAAGCGGGGTGTTGTTGGTGGTGGCAGTAGTGAGTCCCATGTTTGGTCCATAGTTCAGGTGCTGGAAAGGGAAATATCCCATTCCCATCATATCAGAACTAGTGATGGAGCTGTTGTTGTCATGACAGGTGCCAAACCTGTCTAGGGTGCTGCTGCTGTTGTTGTTGCCACTGCTGATCTTTGAGGTAGGAGAAACTTCAAGGGGATATCTATCCATAGGCATAGAAGTAGTAGTAGTAGTAGTTATTGGCTTTTGTTTTGGTGGCTCAACAACACTCACCTCATTGGAGGCTTTCTGGTTGCTTCTGTCAGCTGTAAGAGGCTTGTCCTTGTCATTCTCAACCTCATAGAGGGGCTGGTGTGTGTTTGGGTCAATGCCTCTTTGCCTAAGCTTCTTCTTCAGACAGGAATTCCATAGATTCTTTATCTCATTATCAGTTCTTCCTGGTAACTGAGCTGCGATCTGCGACCACCTGATACACCCATCAAAAGTTCTAAACACATACAATTCCATACATAAAaaccatgaaaaaaaaaacatgtattaCCGACAGCCTCTAGAAATTGGTCCACCAATAATTCTTGTAGTGACAACAATCTACATGACCAAAAACCAAAAATAGCAACAACTTGGAAAACATAACAGTATACCTGTTGCCAAGGACTGCATGAAGTTC from Phaseolus vulgaris cultivar G19833 chromosome 1, P. vulgaris v2.0, whole genome shotgun sequence carries:
- the LOC137814874 gene encoding transcription factor MYB61-like, with translation MGRHSCCYKQKLRKGLWSPEEDEKLLNYITKHGHGCWSSVPKLAGLQRCGKSCRLRWINYLRPDLKRGAFSQQEENSIIELHAVLGNRWSQIAAQLPGRTDNEIKNLWNSCLKKKLRQRGIDPNTHQPLYEVENDKDKPLTADRSNQKASNEVSVVEPPKQKPITTTTTTSMPMDRYPLEVSPTSKISSGNNNSSSTLDRFGTCHDNNSSITSSDMMGMGYFPFQHLNYGPNMGLTTATTNNTPLCFIPSSTSSQMMSELNSTMLHSVFSTHVKPTVSLQSNNNNPSSIFSDGVQNWEGSTFSNNNNNNASKSNGSSSCSIQLQSSTNFLDHGSTITWGLQAESATKADNKDAHSSHVVPLQSEQEDIKWSEYLNNTPFFLGTTVQQHQTTHSLYSDEVKPETAFIADESSTSWHHSQHFQPSDIYSKDLQRFSVAFGQTL